The stretch of DNA ATATGAAAACAGTGCTTTAGCCTATTTTCCAATGGCAGAGGGCCGTGTACGTAATAATTCAGGAACCCTCAAATATGAGTATATTATCGCCGACAATATGGGTAATGCACGTGTGAGTTTTGAGGATAACGGAAGCGGAGCAGTGGTACTCACGCAAGAAAATAGTTATTATCCATTTGGATTGACAATGCCGGGTAATTACACCGTTAATAATCCTGCTAACACTAAATTGTATAATGAAGGCTCTGAATGGCAGAATGATTTCAATGGCCTTCCTGAATTATATAACACGTTTTATCGCAATTATGATCCGGCTTTAGATCGCTTTATTGCAGTGGACCCCAAAGCTGATGCTACATCATCTTTATCAACATATCACTATTCGGGAAATAATCCGATCTTGTTTAACGATCCGTTGGGAGACAGGTATGAGCGTGAAAAACCGATCAGGACAAGGCCTAATTATGATGGAATTGATATGGGAGGAATGTTTGGAGGCGGAAGATTACCAGGAGGAGTTAGTCATATAAGTAGTTCAAATTGGGCTGTACAATATAGAAGTCCAGTGGAAAACATGGCTCTAATGTCATCATCGCAGTTTACCAGCTATTATTCTGGATTAAGTGATTTGCAACGAGCTCAAATGGCAACAATGATTACCAGCAAAAAGGGATGCTCTTATAAATTAGAAGCTGATGATTATGCTAATCCTTATAGAGCAGATGGTAATAATGCGTATGGAGGAGGAGATGGAAATAAGTACTATGAATCTGGTGTTGGATTTATAACAGAATACAATTTAGTACCAATTACCCAAGGGCAGAATAGTTATCAGCCAATAGTAGCATATAATAAAACAATTGATGGCTCAATGACTTCATTAACTGTTTTGAATGGTGTAGTGGAATCAGGAGTTTCTTTATCAGTTGTAAGTAGTATTGGAAAATATACGTATAGCTCAGCTAAGCTTGGTTTAAAAACAGCTAAAGTTTTGGGAAATGCAGGATTAGCAGCAACGGCAGTTTCTGTTGGATATAAATTTGCAACTGGGCATGATAATACCTCAACAATTGTTGATGTTGGAGTAACTGCTGTTACCTTTGGCGCAGGTTTGGCATTAGGTACTGTAGCTGCACCTGCAATTGCGGTAATTGGTGTAGGTTATGGTATATGGTCAGCCGCAGGAGGAAGTGATTGGATTGATGAAAATTGGGGGTATAGAGACACAAAAACATTTAAACTTAAATAAGAATGATTGACAAAATATACTTTATCTTTTACTGTTCCGTAAGGATGAAAGGATTTGCTCATGCTGAAAGAGCAAGCTTCTTTTTAGCTATTCCAACATTTTTGATTTTTAATTCAATCTATTTTTTAATTACTGTATTTTTTAATATTAAAGTTTTAGATAAATTTATCTTTATTGCATTAATTGCTTCATTTGGTTTTATTATTCCATATTTTCTATCGAAGTACTACGTTGGTTCTGGTAGGTATAGGAGAATAATTGCAAAATATGGAAGTCCAAGAGAAATACCGTCAAAAACACGCATAAAATATATTATATTGTCTTGGAGTATATATCTTGCTGCTTTTGTGCTTTTCATTGTTTCGGGTAGAATTTTAAGTGATTTCTTAAATTGATTAATAGCTCTTAGTACATTTGTCTTAAAGATGTAATAGAAGAAAAGAATAAAGCCATTCGGAAGAATGGCTTTATTCTTTTGATTGTGTAGAGTTAGAGTTTATTTATTAATACCTATGCTTAAATCTGTAGTTGTTAGCGGTTAAATAATAAAAATTAACTTCATTAAGTATTGCTGTTATTATTTGTTCAAATATTTTTAAAAAAGGTAAAGCATTTGAGAACGCTGTGGTTGCGACAGTTTTATATGTTTCCCTTGCCTTGTTTCTTTATTTTTTGTCTCCAATACTTTTTTTAAGATTTCTGGAAGTGAATGTTGGAAATAGTGTTTTCTCGCCTGCTGTTCCTATTGCGCGGCAACAAATAGCGACTGGACAAGAACCTATGGAAGTGAAACTTATCGACAAGGCTTAGCTAATGGATTTAAGGATTTAGGAGGAAAGCTTGTACGGCCAACAGCAGGTGGAGGAAGAGAGACTTGGGGTGTTCGAAAAGGTGTGGAAGGTTATTGGAGCGATTATTATTTTAGTTACATTACGTATGAAGGTCTAACTGGCAAAAAGGAAGTTGTTCCTAATGGTATTGCCAGTCGATTTGTTGAGGGTAAAGCGAGTGATTCTACCCCTGATGCTCGAGTATTTAGTATCAATGTCTCTTATGCGCTTGGAGGTGGATATTCTTTTGAGTTGGGATTAATTGTTGATCGACAAGGTAATTCAAAATGGTTCACAAGTCATGGTCCCACAATTGGGCTAGGATCTGGTATCGGTGGAAATATGAAAGAAGTTAGAGCCCTTAAAGGTCACACTTTTAATATTAATAAGGATTATGAAGGTTACAGTTCAGGTTATAGTGGAGGAGTAGGAGTTGGATATGAATATTCTGGAAATAGAACCAATCCTAGCTATGAAAACTCTGATTGGAATTTAGGAGGCGAGAATTATACTCAAAGAGGATATTCTTATGGCTACGGGGCTGATTTTGGCTTAATGTGGTCCAGAACATTTACGAGTTTTTTTAGGTAGAATATATAAATTTATCAGACAATGAGAATAGAAGTAAAATTGATAATCTTTACTATTATGACGCTAATTATGGCATATCTTATTTTGAATACAGATTCCTTTAATACGTCATTGGCATGCCGTAAACTGGAATATTTTAAAAAAGAGGAGTATCAAGGTATAGTAATGAGCAAGTACTTAGATCAAAAGAATCATAGTGCTCAAACAATAAAGATGCAAGGAAAAAATGATTATGGAATTATATTAGCCCGTGATACCAGTGGTTTTTATGATTATGTAAAAGCAGGAGATTCATTAATTAAAATAAAAGGACAGGAGTACATTAAAGTATATCGTCAAGATTCGATATTGAGGCAGTTTAAAATTTATTTTGGATGTGATTAGTCATAGTTCTTGGAAAGGTTCGAAGCAGAATCATGAAAATGATTGAACTTTCTGTTTAAAAGTCGTTGTTGGAAGTCTTAGCCTAGGCGAGACTTTTAACCTGAATTTAAGATGTAAGGCTTTGTCTGGCCGATGACAAAAAAAGTAAATGAAAGAAGCAAAGCCATTCGAAAGGATGGTTTTGCTATTTATTGACTAGAAAATAAATTTTTTAGTCTTGCTTCACACTAATTCTCTCTTTTGCGTGGCATCGCTTGGTTGAATTTGAGTTTTTAGAATAAACGTTATTGCTTTTCTTCGTATAAGTTAGTTGAATGTTTTTTACCGGACAAAGTCCTCTGTTTTATACTCAACTCGAAGGTGACGCTATCGCTGAACACCTCCGAGAACGGAAGCAGCACAATATCGGAGTTCGACTGAAAATATGGCATTAATGTCATCCACTGGATTTTCAAATTATTATTCTGGAGTAAGTGATTTACAAAGAGCTCAAATGGCTTCGATGGTTGCGGGTAAAATGGGGAATGCCTATAAGTTAATTATAGATGACTATGCCAATTATAAAAGACAAGATGGTTCTTCAGCATATTCAGGTGGAGATGGAAATAAATACTTTGGAATTGGAGCATCTTTTAGTGCTGAATATCATTTTATATCTATTAAACAAGAAAGGTTAAGCAATGAAAATGTCGGAAGTGACTTTGATAATTGGTGGGCCAATTTAGGAACAGCAGGTAAATTGTTTATCGACTGGGCTTTAGGAACAGGATCGGATAAAAGAACATTTTCAAATGACAGAGTAGCTAACGCTATGCGCAATGCTAAACGAGTAAATGAAGCAAGGGAATTTTATTATAAAAAATATAAAAACGTTGAAGATATTGCTAATACTTCTGTTACTGGTTTTAAAGGATCTTTTGGTCTTAGTGGTCTTATAAATGCAGGATTGGATCCGATCGAGCAATATGTTGGAACATATAGAATTAATATATATAATTTTGATGGAAAGACTCTTTGGTTTGCCATTACTAATCAAACGAGTATGAATTCATTTTTATATGACTTAGGCCCCTCATGGGATCGTTCGTCCTGGGCCCCTGGAGGAAATATGAATCAAACATATATTTGGAAAGAGCAAGTAAAAAGATAGAAAAAATGAAAATATTTGAAATATTATGCATCATTTCATTAAGTATTTTATATGGATGCAAGGGATTAACCGATAGAAGAATTACTGACAGATATTATTTGGTAACAATGGAAACAAAAGAGAATGTTAGCATTGCATATAGTATTAATGATGATAATACATCATTTTTAGATGTTGTTAAACCATGTGTTTATTCAATAGGCTATAATGACAAATACATCTTGGCAAAACAACATCCACTTCAGAGCCATAATAATGTTAATACATCAATAACCAATTACTACATAATACCCATTTATAAAGAATTTAATTATTCACCTGAAAAGGAAGTAATTGGGCCATTAACTTTAGAGCAATTCAATTTAAAGAGGAAAGTATTAATGATACCTAATGAAGTAATATTTCAAGATTTATAATAAAAAGAGAGTGATTCATTTGTTCTTTGAAGTGTTCTAAATAACGATCACTTCAAAGAACAAATGAAAATAGAAGAGTCCATCTGGTTGAGAATATTAAGAAGCGTTTTTTGCTGCGGAATTTGCCAGAATTCTCAATTCAATCCTTTCTCTGTTTATATGCAATTTATGGTTGAGTTGAAGAAATTTTTAGTATCTAGTTCGCTAAATAGTAATTATGAAAATTACTTTTATTGCCTTTATTGCTGTTTTGATAGTTGTTTTAATAAATATCCTAATCAATAAGATTATTAAAATGAAAACAGTGAGGCATTATCTTCAACCATATTTTAAATCAAAAAATGTTGAAATTTCGAAAGTGAAGTTCGCCGGTTTCTTTGACAACGACTTTGATGTGCGAAAAACTGTTATTAAACCGATACCTGTAATGGGTAATGCTGTAAATAACAACTTTTATGTATGTTTATGTGAATGGAATTAATTCTTCTGTGGTAAAATATACAGTTAGAGTAAGTACATTTTTTTTATTTAT from Solitalea canadensis DSM 3403 encodes:
- a CDS encoding DUF3997 domain-containing protein, giving the protein MKIFEILCIISLSILYGCKGLTDRRITDRYYLVTMETKENVSIAYSINDDNTSFLDVVKPCVYSIGYNDKYILAKQHPLQSHNNVNTSITNYYIIPIYKEFNYSPEKEVIGPLTLEQFNLKRKVLMIPNEVIFQDL